A region from the Drosophila mauritiana strain mau12 chromosome 2L, ASM438214v1, whole genome shotgun sequence genome encodes:
- the LOC117150132 gene encoding protein nemuri — protein sequence MSAKYTLIFALAALCCLVVSTEAAAQRSRVLSSRRGSELVEKTSDNKEESELAAQEQELERQEQEDDRLEGRSEDVAVGSDNKQDKETATNNKDTIVKPNKDDARARRIVRAGRRRGGRRGGRRGGRRSARKSVRRGGRRGGRRRGGRRGRAGARRRTSIKRRSGKGNKA from the coding sequence ATGTCAGCCAAATACACCCTGATCTTTGCCCTGGCGGCTCTCTGCTGCCTGGTGGTCTCCACCGAGGCGGCCGCCCAGCGCAGCCGAGTCCTCAGCTCTCGCCGTGGCTCCGAGCTGGTCGAGAAGACGTCGGACAACAAGGAAGAGTCCGAGCTGGCCGCCCAGGAGCAAGAACTCGAGCGCCAGGAACAGGAGGATGACAGGCTAGAGGGACGCAGCGAAGATGTTGCCGTGGGCAGCGACAACAAACAGGACAAGGAGACCGCCACCAACAACAAGGACACCATCGTGAAGCCCAACAAGGATGACGCCCGTGCCCGCCGCATCGTTCGTGCCGGTCGCCGTCGTGGTGGACGCCGCGGTGGTCGCCGTGGAGGCCGTCGCAGTGCACGCAAATCCGTGCGCCGTGGAGGACGACGAGGTGGACGCAGGCGCGGCGGACGACGTGGTCGTGCCGGTGCTCGCCGTCGCACCTCCATCAAGAGGCGTTCCGGCAAGGGCAACAAGGCCTAA